In a genomic window of Oncorhynchus keta strain PuntledgeMale-10-30-2019 chromosome 28, Oket_V2, whole genome shotgun sequence:
- the zdhhc23b gene encoding palmitoyltransferase ZDHHC23-B isoform X1 translates to MKKRANEVLEPDEPLCCCEFVDLQGGRSHVAACCCDCEDLDDACDSKCLLLSLRWLKKEPQKADSLSRLVTMVSDRLRVPWFWGGARRFDLSVLPPLLLLPVLLHIAALHFLLGMVVLTALPVLVLWYYYVTHRKKGRTLFFLSLALFSLGYMYYLFLTEVFPRGGVGLTQLGTVTLGVALTLASLIRTKREPGYVRPHTADVHSTVTYHSSPPDRDPAHTSLNGVGQEVVLANRGSGSEQQGQGVEQRESGRSRKWCSLCRVVRPPRAGHCRICGVCVLRLDHHCVCTVYCLSVCVSCPSCRHCGRINSCVGQANHCSFLSTLLLFLLTSLYGISLVLRSVCPQQNLFSALLYCPGVYNQYSSALCFTCAWYSSIVTGGLLHLLVLQLINVSYNVTEREVRTALRDKTAHSHYWGLVVDTGVYSHGFRGNWAEFLTMGEGLHTPSPSLTDLV, encoded by the exons atGAAGAAGCGAGCCAATGAGGTGTTGGAGCCGGATGAGCCTCTATGCTGCTGTGAGTTTGTGGACCTTCAGGGGGGGCGGAGCCATGTGGCAGCCTGCTGCTGTGACTGTGAGGACCTGGACGATGCCTGTGACAG TAAATGTCTGCTTCTCTCCCTCAGATGGCTGAAGAAAGAGCCCCAGAAGGCAGATTCACTGTCCCGTCTGGTTACCATGGTGAGCGACCGCCTCCGTGTTCCATGGTTCTGGGGCGGAGCCCGGCGTTTTGATCTATCGGTGCTGCCCCCACTGCTCCTACTTCCTGTCCTCCTACATATCGCAGCCCTTCACTTCCTGTTGGGCATGGTGGTTCTGACTGCTCTACCGGTACTGGTTCTATGGTACTACTACGTCACCCACCGTAAGAAGGGCCGGACTCTGTTCTTCCTCAGCCTGGCCCTGTTCTCCCTGGGCTACATGTACTACCTCTTCCTCACCGAAGTCTTCCCCAGGGGGGGTGTAGGGCTGACCCAGCTGGGTACAGTGACCCTGGGGGTGGCCCTCACTCTGGCCTCACTCATCCGCACCAAGAGAGAGCCCGGCTACGTACGGCCTCACACGGCCGACGTCCACAGCACGGTGACCTATCACAGCTCACCTCCGGACAGAGACCCCGCCCACACCAGCCTCAACGGGGTTGGGCAGGAAGTAGTGCTAGCCAATCGGGGGAGTGGGTCGGAGCAGCAGGGCCAAGGGGTGGAGCAGAGGGAGAGTGGGCGGAGCAGGAAGTGGTGCTCTCTGTGCAGGGTGGTGCGGCCCCCCAGAGCGGGACACTGCAGGATCTGTGGTGTCTGTGTCCTGAGGCTGGACCACCACTGTGTTTG TACTGtgtattgtctgtctgtctgtgtgtcgtgTCCGTCATGTCGCCACTGTGGCAGGATAAACAGTTGTGTGGGCCAGGCCAATCACTGCAGCTTCCTGTCGACACTCCTCCTCTTTCTGTTGACCTCTCTGTATGGAATCAGTCTGGTGCTGCGCAGCGTGTGTCCCCAACAGAACCTGTTCAGCGCCCTGCTCTACTGCCCAGGCGTCTACAATCAGTACAG ctcggcactgtgtttcacctgtgcgTGGTACAGCAGCATAGTGACGGGTGGCCTGCTACACCTTCTGGTCCTGCAGCTCATCAACGTCAGCTACAATGTGACTGAGCGAGAGGTGCGCACCGCCCTCCGAGACAAGACCGCCCACAGCCACTACTGGGGCCTCGTCGTAGACACGGGAGTCTACTCACATGGTTTCCGTGGCAACTGGGCAGAGTTCCTGACAATGGGAGAAGGCCTGCACACACCCTCACCCAGTCTCACTGACTTGGTGTAG
- the zdhhc23b gene encoding palmitoyltransferase ZDHHC23-B isoform X2 has protein sequence MKKRANEVLEPDEPLCCCEFVDLQGGRSHVAACCCDCEDLDDACDRWLKKEPQKADSLSRLVTMVSDRLRVPWFWGGARRFDLSVLPPLLLLPVLLHIAALHFLLGMVVLTALPVLVLWYYYVTHRKKGRTLFFLSLALFSLGYMYYLFLTEVFPRGGVGLTQLGTVTLGVALTLASLIRTKREPGYVRPHTADVHSTVTYHSSPPDRDPAHTSLNGVGQEVVLANRGSGSEQQGQGVEQRESGRSRKWCSLCRVVRPPRAGHCRICGVCVLRLDHHCVCTVYCLSVCVSCPSCRHCGRINSCVGQANHCSFLSTLLLFLLTSLYGISLVLRSVCPQQNLFSALLYCPGVYNQYSSALCFTCAWYSSIVTGGLLHLLVLQLINVSYNVTEREVRTALRDKTAHSHYWGLVVDTGVYSHGFRGNWAEFLTMGEGLHTPSPSLTDLV, from the exons atGAAGAAGCGAGCCAATGAGGTGTTGGAGCCGGATGAGCCTCTATGCTGCTGTGAGTTTGTGGACCTTCAGGGGGGGCGGAGCCATGTGGCAGCCTGCTGCTGTGACTGTGAGGACCTGGACGATGCCTGTGACAG ATGGCTGAAGAAAGAGCCCCAGAAGGCAGATTCACTGTCCCGTCTGGTTACCATGGTGAGCGACCGCCTCCGTGTTCCATGGTTCTGGGGCGGAGCCCGGCGTTTTGATCTATCGGTGCTGCCCCCACTGCTCCTACTTCCTGTCCTCCTACATATCGCAGCCCTTCACTTCCTGTTGGGCATGGTGGTTCTGACTGCTCTACCGGTACTGGTTCTATGGTACTACTACGTCACCCACCGTAAGAAGGGCCGGACTCTGTTCTTCCTCAGCCTGGCCCTGTTCTCCCTGGGCTACATGTACTACCTCTTCCTCACCGAAGTCTTCCCCAGGGGGGGTGTAGGGCTGACCCAGCTGGGTACAGTGACCCTGGGGGTGGCCCTCACTCTGGCCTCACTCATCCGCACCAAGAGAGAGCCCGGCTACGTACGGCCTCACACGGCCGACGTCCACAGCACGGTGACCTATCACAGCTCACCTCCGGACAGAGACCCCGCCCACACCAGCCTCAACGGGGTTGGGCAGGAAGTAGTGCTAGCCAATCGGGGGAGTGGGTCGGAGCAGCAGGGCCAAGGGGTGGAGCAGAGGGAGAGTGGGCGGAGCAGGAAGTGGTGCTCTCTGTGCAGGGTGGTGCGGCCCCCCAGAGCGGGACACTGCAGGATCTGTGGTGTCTGTGTCCTGAGGCTGGACCACCACTGTGTTTG TACTGtgtattgtctgtctgtctgtgtgtcgtgTCCGTCATGTCGCCACTGTGGCAGGATAAACAGTTGTGTGGGCCAGGCCAATCACTGCAGCTTCCTGTCGACACTCCTCCTCTTTCTGTTGACCTCTCTGTATGGAATCAGTCTGGTGCTGCGCAGCGTGTGTCCCCAACAGAACCTGTTCAGCGCCCTGCTCTACTGCCCAGGCGTCTACAATCAGTACAG ctcggcactgtgtttcacctgtgcgTGGTACAGCAGCATAGTGACGGGTGGCCTGCTACACCTTCTGGTCCTGCAGCTCATCAACGTCAGCTACAATGTGACTGAGCGAGAGGTGCGCACCGCCCTCCGAGACAAGACCGCCCACAGCCACTACTGGGGCCTCGTCGTAGACACGGGAGTCTACTCACATGGTTTCCGTGGCAACTGGGCAGAGTTCCTGACAATGGGAGAAGGCCTGCACACACCCTCACCCAGTCTCACTGACTTGGTGTAG
- the zdhhc23b gene encoding palmitoyltransferase ZDHHC23-B isoform X5, producing the protein MKKRANEVLEPDEPLCCCEFVDLQGGRSHVAACCCDCEDLDDACDSKCLLLSLRWLKKEPQKADSLSRLVTMVSDRLRVPWFWGGARRFDLSVLPPLLLLPVLLHIAALHFLLGMVVLTALPVLVLWYYYVTHRKKGRTLFFLSLALFSLGYMYYLFLTEVFPRGGVGLTQLGTVTLGVALTLASLIRTKREPGYVRPHTADVHSTVTYHSSPPDRDPAHTSLNGVGQEVVLANRGSGSEQQGQGVEQRESGRSRKWCSLCRVVRPPRAGHCRICGVCVLRLDHHCVCLVLRSVCPQQNLFSALLYCPGVYNQYSSALCFTCAWYSSIVTGGLLHLLVLQLINVSYNVTEREVRTALRDKTAHSHYWGLVVDTGVYSHGFRGNWAEFLTMGEGLHTPSPSLTDLV; encoded by the exons atGAAGAAGCGAGCCAATGAGGTGTTGGAGCCGGATGAGCCTCTATGCTGCTGTGAGTTTGTGGACCTTCAGGGGGGGCGGAGCCATGTGGCAGCCTGCTGCTGTGACTGTGAGGACCTGGACGATGCCTGTGACAG TAAATGTCTGCTTCTCTCCCTCAGATGGCTGAAGAAAGAGCCCCAGAAGGCAGATTCACTGTCCCGTCTGGTTACCATGGTGAGCGACCGCCTCCGTGTTCCATGGTTCTGGGGCGGAGCCCGGCGTTTTGATCTATCGGTGCTGCCCCCACTGCTCCTACTTCCTGTCCTCCTACATATCGCAGCCCTTCACTTCCTGTTGGGCATGGTGGTTCTGACTGCTCTACCGGTACTGGTTCTATGGTACTACTACGTCACCCACCGTAAGAAGGGCCGGACTCTGTTCTTCCTCAGCCTGGCCCTGTTCTCCCTGGGCTACATGTACTACCTCTTCCTCACCGAAGTCTTCCCCAGGGGGGGTGTAGGGCTGACCCAGCTGGGTACAGTGACCCTGGGGGTGGCCCTCACTCTGGCCTCACTCATCCGCACCAAGAGAGAGCCCGGCTACGTACGGCCTCACACGGCCGACGTCCACAGCACGGTGACCTATCACAGCTCACCTCCGGACAGAGACCCCGCCCACACCAGCCTCAACGGGGTTGGGCAGGAAGTAGTGCTAGCCAATCGGGGGAGTGGGTCGGAGCAGCAGGGCCAAGGGGTGGAGCAGAGGGAGAGTGGGCGGAGCAGGAAGTGGTGCTCTCTGTGCAGGGTGGTGCGGCCCCCCAGAGCGGGACACTGCAGGATCTGTGGTGTCTGTGTCCTGAGGCTGGACCACCACTGTGTTTG TCTGGTGCTGCGCAGCGTGTGTCCCCAACAGAACCTGTTCAGCGCCCTGCTCTACTGCCCAGGCGTCTACAATCAGTACAG ctcggcactgtgtttcacctgtgcgTGGTACAGCAGCATAGTGACGGGTGGCCTGCTACACCTTCTGGTCCTGCAGCTCATCAACGTCAGCTACAATGTGACTGAGCGAGAGGTGCGCACCGCCCTCCGAGACAAGACCGCCCACAGCCACTACTGGGGCCTCGTCGTAGACACGGGAGTCTACTCACATGGTTTCCGTGGCAACTGGGCAGAGTTCCTGACAATGGGAGAAGGCCTGCACACACCCTCACCCAGTCTCACTGACTTGGTGTAG
- the zdhhc23b gene encoding palmitoyltransferase ZDHHC23-B isoform X4, whose translation MKKRANEVLEPDEPLCCCEFVDLQGGRSHVAACCCDCEDLDDACDRWLKKEPQKADSLSRLVTMVSDRLRVPWFWGGARRFDLSVLPPLLLLPVLLHIAALHFLLGMVVLTALPVLVLWYYYVTHRKKGRTLFFLSLALFSLGYMYYLFLTEVFPRGGVGLTQLGTVTLGVALTLASLIRTKREPGYVRPHTADVHSTVTYHSSPPDRDPAHTSLNGVGQEVVLANRGSGSEQQGQGVEQRESGRSRKWCSLCRVVRPPRAGHCRICGVCVLRLDHHCVWINSCVGQANHCSFLSTLLLFLLTSLYGISLVLRSVCPQQNLFSALLYCPGVYNQYSSALCFTCAWYSSIVTGGLLHLLVLQLINVSYNVTEREVRTALRDKTAHSHYWGLVVDTGVYSHGFRGNWAEFLTMGEGLHTPSPSLTDLV comes from the exons atGAAGAAGCGAGCCAATGAGGTGTTGGAGCCGGATGAGCCTCTATGCTGCTGTGAGTTTGTGGACCTTCAGGGGGGGCGGAGCCATGTGGCAGCCTGCTGCTGTGACTGTGAGGACCTGGACGATGCCTGTGACAG ATGGCTGAAGAAAGAGCCCCAGAAGGCAGATTCACTGTCCCGTCTGGTTACCATGGTGAGCGACCGCCTCCGTGTTCCATGGTTCTGGGGCGGAGCCCGGCGTTTTGATCTATCGGTGCTGCCCCCACTGCTCCTACTTCCTGTCCTCCTACATATCGCAGCCCTTCACTTCCTGTTGGGCATGGTGGTTCTGACTGCTCTACCGGTACTGGTTCTATGGTACTACTACGTCACCCACCGTAAGAAGGGCCGGACTCTGTTCTTCCTCAGCCTGGCCCTGTTCTCCCTGGGCTACATGTACTACCTCTTCCTCACCGAAGTCTTCCCCAGGGGGGGTGTAGGGCTGACCCAGCTGGGTACAGTGACCCTGGGGGTGGCCCTCACTCTGGCCTCACTCATCCGCACCAAGAGAGAGCCCGGCTACGTACGGCCTCACACGGCCGACGTCCACAGCACGGTGACCTATCACAGCTCACCTCCGGACAGAGACCCCGCCCACACCAGCCTCAACGGGGTTGGGCAGGAAGTAGTGCTAGCCAATCGGGGGAGTGGGTCGGAGCAGCAGGGCCAAGGGGTGGAGCAGAGGGAGAGTGGGCGGAGCAGGAAGTGGTGCTCTCTGTGCAGGGTGGTGCGGCCCCCCAGAGCGGGACACTGCAGGATCTGTGGTGTCTGTGTCCTGAGGCTGGACCACCACTGTGTTTG GATAAACAGTTGTGTGGGCCAGGCCAATCACTGCAGCTTCCTGTCGACACTCCTCCTCTTTCTGTTGACCTCTCTGTATGGAATCAGTCTGGTGCTGCGCAGCGTGTGTCCCCAACAGAACCTGTTCAGCGCCCTGCTCTACTGCCCAGGCGTCTACAATCAGTACAG ctcggcactgtgtttcacctgtgcgTGGTACAGCAGCATAGTGACGGGTGGCCTGCTACACCTTCTGGTCCTGCAGCTCATCAACGTCAGCTACAATGTGACTGAGCGAGAGGTGCGCACCGCCCTCCGAGACAAGACCGCCCACAGCCACTACTGGGGCCTCGTCGTAGACACGGGAGTCTACTCACATGGTTTCCGTGGCAACTGGGCAGAGTTCCTGACAATGGGAGAAGGCCTGCACACACCCTCACCCAGTCTCACTGACTTGGTGTAG
- the zdhhc23b gene encoding palmitoyltransferase ZDHHC23-B isoform X3, with amino-acid sequence MKKRANEVLEPDEPLCCCEFVDLQGGRSHVAACCCDCEDLDDACDSKCLLLSLRWLKKEPQKADSLSRLVTMVSDRLRVPWFWGGARRFDLSVLPPLLLLPVLLHIAALHFLLGMVVLTALPVLVLWYYYVTHRKKGRTLFFLSLALFSLGYMYYLFLTEVFPRGGVGLTQLGTVTLGVALTLASLIRTKREPGYVRPHTADVHSTVTYHSSPPDRDPAHTSLNGVGQEVVLANRGSGSEQQGQGVEQRESGRSRKWCSLCRVVRPPRAGHCRICGVCVLRLDHHCVWINSCVGQANHCSFLSTLLLFLLTSLYGISLVLRSVCPQQNLFSALLYCPGVYNQYSSALCFTCAWYSSIVTGGLLHLLVLQLINVSYNVTEREVRTALRDKTAHSHYWGLVVDTGVYSHGFRGNWAEFLTMGEGLHTPSPSLTDLV; translated from the exons atGAAGAAGCGAGCCAATGAGGTGTTGGAGCCGGATGAGCCTCTATGCTGCTGTGAGTTTGTGGACCTTCAGGGGGGGCGGAGCCATGTGGCAGCCTGCTGCTGTGACTGTGAGGACCTGGACGATGCCTGTGACAG TAAATGTCTGCTTCTCTCCCTCAGATGGCTGAAGAAAGAGCCCCAGAAGGCAGATTCACTGTCCCGTCTGGTTACCATGGTGAGCGACCGCCTCCGTGTTCCATGGTTCTGGGGCGGAGCCCGGCGTTTTGATCTATCGGTGCTGCCCCCACTGCTCCTACTTCCTGTCCTCCTACATATCGCAGCCCTTCACTTCCTGTTGGGCATGGTGGTTCTGACTGCTCTACCGGTACTGGTTCTATGGTACTACTACGTCACCCACCGTAAGAAGGGCCGGACTCTGTTCTTCCTCAGCCTGGCCCTGTTCTCCCTGGGCTACATGTACTACCTCTTCCTCACCGAAGTCTTCCCCAGGGGGGGTGTAGGGCTGACCCAGCTGGGTACAGTGACCCTGGGGGTGGCCCTCACTCTGGCCTCACTCATCCGCACCAAGAGAGAGCCCGGCTACGTACGGCCTCACACGGCCGACGTCCACAGCACGGTGACCTATCACAGCTCACCTCCGGACAGAGACCCCGCCCACACCAGCCTCAACGGGGTTGGGCAGGAAGTAGTGCTAGCCAATCGGGGGAGTGGGTCGGAGCAGCAGGGCCAAGGGGTGGAGCAGAGGGAGAGTGGGCGGAGCAGGAAGTGGTGCTCTCTGTGCAGGGTGGTGCGGCCCCCCAGAGCGGGACACTGCAGGATCTGTGGTGTCTGTGTCCTGAGGCTGGACCACCACTGTGTTTG GATAAACAGTTGTGTGGGCCAGGCCAATCACTGCAGCTTCCTGTCGACACTCCTCCTCTTTCTGTTGACCTCTCTGTATGGAATCAGTCTGGTGCTGCGCAGCGTGTGTCCCCAACAGAACCTGTTCAGCGCCCTGCTCTACTGCCCAGGCGTCTACAATCAGTACAG ctcggcactgtgtttcacctgtgcgTGGTACAGCAGCATAGTGACGGGTGGCCTGCTACACCTTCTGGTCCTGCAGCTCATCAACGTCAGCTACAATGTGACTGAGCGAGAGGTGCGCACCGCCCTCCGAGACAAGACCGCCCACAGCCACTACTGGGGCCTCGTCGTAGACACGGGAGTCTACTCACATGGTTTCCGTGGCAACTGGGCAGAGTTCCTGACAATGGGAGAAGGCCTGCACACACCCTCACCCAGTCTCACTGACTTGGTGTAG
- the gramd1c gene encoding protein Aster-C isoform X2, which translates to MEQVSPSGVGSDVPDETAPMGEYRWSAEEHEMSDPQGQCLAAPQALPAPTYKQRVEEFKKLFRELPESERLIMDYTCALQRDILLHGRLYLSENWLCFYSNVFRGTKIALTLRDIKAMYREKTARLIPNAIQICTDSEKLFFTSFSAREKSYQGVFRMWQNTLMDKPLSSLALWQMVKQHYGNDLGLRIVERESLQTSAESTTQKHTSMTVRPGGEDSGRPSTLRLQPGDQGSCEPTAPQGEDLLSPLGQSSINSGNTDDACSTSSRCTPDPSLDRSAQERVSKRSELSLDLNSNLDRFSEQSGSESAEEEEMGSVSQQHGRLYVNTVFNISAKKMFELLFTESHFIRRFMNARKITNAILTRWQSDASGSMKRSLNYTITITNPLVGKFSTATENQILYKEFREGQYYLVDSEVYTHDVPYHDYFYTQNRYCIIRHSKRKCRLRVYTDVKYKKQPWGLVKSFITKNSWSGLEDYFRHLESELMEEEAELNQGCGDPGKMIGGLHHWRRRTFSRTLQEHLKPSKQYEPDLDPHREGKTDPIDMKDPPRWNISTIIAGMSIILLILTVLNLGLFFKLWAMEDVANRMYLSTKHHLRERTESSFAADFFPEPAPTYRTREETLLLKAVLQDSIKLLEQLRSSLSLLQQKFVTNRTAILQ; encoded by the exons ATGGAACAGGTTTCCCCGTCAGGGGTTGGCAGTGACGTCCCAGACGAGACCGCCCCCATGGGGGAGTACAGGTGGAGCGCTGAGGAACATGAG ATGTCTGACCCTCAGGGCCAGTGTCTGGCCGCGCCCCAAGCCCTGCCTGCCCCCACCTACAAACAGAGAGTTGAGGAGTTCAAGAAGCTGTTCAGAGAACTGCCTGAGTCAGAGAGACTCATCATGG ACTATACCTGTGCCCTCCAGAGAGACATCCTACTGCACGGACGCCTCTACCTGTCAGAGAACTGGCTCTGTTTCTATAGCAATGTGTTTCGGGGGACAAAG ATAGCCTTGACTCTGAGGGACATCAAGGCCATGTACAGAGAGAAGACAGCACGGCTGATCCCCAACGCCATACAGATCTGCACAGACTCAGAGAAG TTGTTCTTCACTTCCTTCTCAGCCAGAGAGAAGAGTTACCAGGGAGTGTTCCGGATGTGGCAGAACACACTGATGGACAAG ccACTGAGTAGTTTGGCGCTGTGGCAGATGGTCAAGCAGCACTATGGCAATGACCTGGGCCTGAGGATTGTAGAGAGAGAAAGTCTACAGACATCAGCAGAATCAACCACGCAGAAACACACCAG CATGACCGTGAGGCCTGGTGGAGAGGACTCTGGGAGGCCGTCTACTCTGCGCCTCCAGCCGGGGGATCAGGGCTCCTGTGAGCCCACTGCGCCCCAGGGAGAGGACCTACTCTCACCCCTCGGACAGAGCTCCATCAACTCAGGAAACACA GATGATGCTTGCAGCACCTCGTCTCGGTGCACTCCTGACCCGTCCCTGGACCGCTCTGCCCAGGAGAGGGTCTCCAAGCGCTCTGAGCTCTCTCTGGACCTCAACTCTAACTTGGACCGCTTCTCTGAACAGAGCGGCTCGGAGAGTGCAGAGGAGG aggagatggggagtgtCTCCCAGCAGCATGGCAGGCTCTATGTGAACACGGTCTTCAACATCAGTGCAAAAAAGATGTTTGAACTGCTCTTTACCGAATCACACTTCATACGAAGATTCATGAACGCCAGGAAGATCACCA ATGCCATCCTTACACGGTGGCAGAGTGACGCGTCTGGCTCCATGAAGAGGAGTCTCAactacaccatcaccatcaccaaccCTTTGGTGGGCAAGTTCTCCACTGCCACGGAGAACCAG ATCCTGTACAAGGAGTTCAGGGAAGGTCAGTACTACCTCGTCGACTCGGAGGTCTACACACACGACGTCCCGTACCACGACTACTTCTACACTCAGAACCGCTACTGTATCATCCGCCATTCCAAGCGCAAATGTCGACTCAG ggtgtaCACTGATGTGAAGTATAAGAAGCAGCCGTGGGGGCTGGTCAAGTCCTTCATTACCAAGAACTCCTGGAGTGGCCTGGAGGACTACTTCAGACACCTGG AATCTGAGCTGATGGAAGAGGAGGCGGAGCTGAACCAGGGATGCGGAGACCCCGGTAAGATGATTGGCGGGTTGCATCATTGGCGGAGGAGGACGTTCAGTCGGACACTACAGGAGCACCTGAAGCCCAGCAAGCAATACGAGCCTGACCTAGATCCTCACAGAGAGGGCAAGACGG ATCCCATAGATATGAAGGATCCACCTCGATGGAACATCTCTACCATCATAGCTGGGATGAGCATCAT TCTGCTGATCCTAACAGTACTGAACCTGGGGCTGTTCTTTAAGCTGTGGGCCATGGAGGATGTGGCCAACCGCATGTATCTGAGCACCAAGCACCACCTCCGGGAGAGGACCGAGAGCAG TTTTGCCGCTGACTTCTTTCCCGAACCGGCCCCAACATACAGGACCAGAGAGGAGACTTTGCTGCTGAAAGCAGTGCTGCAGGACTCTATCAAGCTATTGGAGCAG CTCCGCAGTTCTCTGTCGCTGCTTCAGCAGAAATTTGTAACCAACAGAACAGCAATTCTGCAGTGA
- the gramd1c gene encoding protein Aster-C isoform X1 has protein sequence MMAIFRTIIDSHQYANGSGTVGLMEQVSPSGVGSDVPDETAPMGEYRWSAEEHEMSDPQGQCLAAPQALPAPTYKQRVEEFKKLFRELPESERLIMDYTCALQRDILLHGRLYLSENWLCFYSNVFRGTKIALTLRDIKAMYREKTARLIPNAIQICTDSEKLFFTSFSAREKSYQGVFRMWQNTLMDKPLSSLALWQMVKQHYGNDLGLRIVERESLQTSAESTTQKHTSMTVRPGGEDSGRPSTLRLQPGDQGSCEPTAPQGEDLLSPLGQSSINSGNTDDACSTSSRCTPDPSLDRSAQERVSKRSELSLDLNSNLDRFSEQSGSESAEEEEMGSVSQQHGRLYVNTVFNISAKKMFELLFTESHFIRRFMNARKITNAILTRWQSDASGSMKRSLNYTITITNPLVGKFSTATENQILYKEFREGQYYLVDSEVYTHDVPYHDYFYTQNRYCIIRHSKRKCRLRVYTDVKYKKQPWGLVKSFITKNSWSGLEDYFRHLESELMEEEAELNQGCGDPGKMIGGLHHWRRRTFSRTLQEHLKPSKQYEPDLDPHREGKTDPIDMKDPPRWNISTIIAGMSIILLILTVLNLGLFFKLWAMEDVANRMYLSTKHHLRERTESSFAADFFPEPAPTYRTREETLLLKAVLQDSIKLLEQLRSSLSLLQQKFVTNRTAILQ, from the exons ATGATGGCTATTTTTAGAACTATTATAGACAGCCATCAGTACGCAAATG GCAGCGGAACAGTGGGTCTGATGGAACAGGTTTCCCCGTCAGGGGTTGGCAGTGACGTCCCAGACGAGACCGCCCCCATGGGGGAGTACAGGTGGAGCGCTGAGGAACATGAG ATGTCTGACCCTCAGGGCCAGTGTCTGGCCGCGCCCCAAGCCCTGCCTGCCCCCACCTACAAACAGAGAGTTGAGGAGTTCAAGAAGCTGTTCAGAGAACTGCCTGAGTCAGAGAGACTCATCATGG ACTATACCTGTGCCCTCCAGAGAGACATCCTACTGCACGGACGCCTCTACCTGTCAGAGAACTGGCTCTGTTTCTATAGCAATGTGTTTCGGGGGACAAAG ATAGCCTTGACTCTGAGGGACATCAAGGCCATGTACAGAGAGAAGACAGCACGGCTGATCCCCAACGCCATACAGATCTGCACAGACTCAGAGAAG TTGTTCTTCACTTCCTTCTCAGCCAGAGAGAAGAGTTACCAGGGAGTGTTCCGGATGTGGCAGAACACACTGATGGACAAG ccACTGAGTAGTTTGGCGCTGTGGCAGATGGTCAAGCAGCACTATGGCAATGACCTGGGCCTGAGGATTGTAGAGAGAGAAAGTCTACAGACATCAGCAGAATCAACCACGCAGAAACACACCAG CATGACCGTGAGGCCTGGTGGAGAGGACTCTGGGAGGCCGTCTACTCTGCGCCTCCAGCCGGGGGATCAGGGCTCCTGTGAGCCCACTGCGCCCCAGGGAGAGGACCTACTCTCACCCCTCGGACAGAGCTCCATCAACTCAGGAAACACA GATGATGCTTGCAGCACCTCGTCTCGGTGCACTCCTGACCCGTCCCTGGACCGCTCTGCCCAGGAGAGGGTCTCCAAGCGCTCTGAGCTCTCTCTGGACCTCAACTCTAACTTGGACCGCTTCTCTGAACAGAGCGGCTCGGAGAGTGCAGAGGAGG aggagatggggagtgtCTCCCAGCAGCATGGCAGGCTCTATGTGAACACGGTCTTCAACATCAGTGCAAAAAAGATGTTTGAACTGCTCTTTACCGAATCACACTTCATACGAAGATTCATGAACGCCAGGAAGATCACCA ATGCCATCCTTACACGGTGGCAGAGTGACGCGTCTGGCTCCATGAAGAGGAGTCTCAactacaccatcaccatcaccaaccCTTTGGTGGGCAAGTTCTCCACTGCCACGGAGAACCAG ATCCTGTACAAGGAGTTCAGGGAAGGTCAGTACTACCTCGTCGACTCGGAGGTCTACACACACGACGTCCCGTACCACGACTACTTCTACACTCAGAACCGCTACTGTATCATCCGCCATTCCAAGCGCAAATGTCGACTCAG ggtgtaCACTGATGTGAAGTATAAGAAGCAGCCGTGGGGGCTGGTCAAGTCCTTCATTACCAAGAACTCCTGGAGTGGCCTGGAGGACTACTTCAGACACCTGG AATCTGAGCTGATGGAAGAGGAGGCGGAGCTGAACCAGGGATGCGGAGACCCCGGTAAGATGATTGGCGGGTTGCATCATTGGCGGAGGAGGACGTTCAGTCGGACACTACAGGAGCACCTGAAGCCCAGCAAGCAATACGAGCCTGACCTAGATCCTCACAGAGAGGGCAAGACGG ATCCCATAGATATGAAGGATCCACCTCGATGGAACATCTCTACCATCATAGCTGGGATGAGCATCAT TCTGCTGATCCTAACAGTACTGAACCTGGGGCTGTTCTTTAAGCTGTGGGCCATGGAGGATGTGGCCAACCGCATGTATCTGAGCACCAAGCACCACCTCCGGGAGAGGACCGAGAGCAG TTTTGCCGCTGACTTCTTTCCCGAACCGGCCCCAACATACAGGACCAGAGAGGAGACTTTGCTGCTGAAAGCAGTGCTGCAGGACTCTATCAAGCTATTGGAGCAG CTCCGCAGTTCTCTGTCGCTGCTTCAGCAGAAATTTGTAACCAACAGAACAGCAATTCTGCAGTGA